From the genome of Flavobacterium ovatum, one region includes:
- the hemC gene encoding hydroxymethylbilane synthase — protein MADKIIRIGTRDSELALWQAHTVEKKLNDLGYKTKIVAVKSTGDVVLDKPLYELGITGIFTKTLDIAMINGEVDIAVHSMKDVPTALPIGIVQAAVLERANTVDVLAYKGSLDFLEGNGTIATGSLRRQAQWLNKYPNHKVVDLRGNVNLRMQKLADNDWNGAVFAAAGLERINLVAENLIALDWMIPAPAQGAMLVVAMGNDNFTLDALSHLNDIETEICTYIERQFLKTLEGGCTAPIGALATYNEEEDTIHFQGVLFSLDGKEKLEVDKVVPIEEWKKLGFFSAQEVLNNGGATLMTEIKNKLKK, from the coding sequence ATGGCAGATAAAATAATACGTATAGGTACCCGTGATAGTGAACTCGCATTATGGCAAGCGCATACAGTAGAAAAAAAATTAAATGATTTAGGCTATAAAACTAAAATTGTAGCCGTAAAATCAACAGGAGATGTCGTACTAGACAAACCTTTATACGAACTAGGAATTACCGGGATTTTCACAAAAACACTAGATATCGCTATGATTAATGGCGAGGTTGATATTGCTGTGCATTCTATGAAAGATGTGCCTACTGCTTTGCCAATTGGAATAGTTCAAGCAGCTGTTTTAGAAAGAGCCAATACGGTCGATGTTTTGGCCTACAAAGGAAGTTTAGATTTCTTGGAAGGAAACGGAACAATTGCTACCGGAAGTTTGCGACGTCAAGCACAATGGTTGAACAAATATCCAAATCATAAAGTAGTTGATTTAAGAGGAAATGTCAATTTGCGTATGCAAAAACTAGCCGATAACGACTGGAACGGAGCTGTGTTTGCTGCTGCTGGACTGGAACGTATCAATCTAGTTGCGGAAAATCTTATTGCACTCGATTGGATGATTCCTGCACCTGCACAAGGAGCGATGCTTGTGGTAGCCATGGGGAACGACAATTTTACACTAGATGCACTTTCGCATTTGAACGATATCGAAACGGAAATCTGTACCTATATAGAACGCCAATTTCTAAAAACTTTAGAAGGGGGCTGTACAGCGCCAATTGGTGCTTTGGCTACTTATAATGAAGAGGAAGATACGATTCATTTTCAAGGTGTTTTATTTTCGCTTGACGGAAAAGAAAAACTAGAAGTAGATAAAGTGGTGCCAATCGAAGAATGGAAGAAACTAGGATTCTTCTCTGCACAAGAAGTTTTGAATAACGGAGGAGCAACTTTGATGACAGAAATAAAAAACAAACTGAAAAAATAA
- the hemA gene encoding glutamyl-tRNA reductase, translating to MENNNIKHHYFYAVGLSYKKADAATRGKFSLDSVAKTRLLEQAKNEGIESLVVTSTCNRTEIYGFAEHPFQLIKLICENSNGTVEEFQRVGFVYKNNEAISHIFKVGTGLDSQILGDFEIIAQIKTSFIHAKALGLVNTFMERLVNAVIQASKKIKTDTEISSGATSVAFAAVQYIFKNVEDIGNKNILLFGTGKIGRNTCENLVKHTKNEHITLINRTKDKAEKLAGKLNLIVKDYSELHLELQKADVLVVATGAQNPTVDKAILNLKKPLLILDLSIPKNVNEDVEELDGVTLIHMDYLSQLTDETIEKRKKHIPDAEAIIEEIKEEFITWTKGRKFAPTINALKAKLNDIKTAELNFQSKKIAGFNEEQAEIISARIIHKITTHFANHLKDENTMVDESIEWIEKVFKIEALVK from the coding sequence ATGGAAAATAATAACATAAAACACCACTATTTCTACGCTGTAGGATTGAGCTATAAAAAAGCTGATGCTGCAACGAGGGGTAAATTTAGTTTAGACTCTGTTGCCAAAACACGTTTGTTGGAACAAGCCAAAAACGAAGGCATCGAAAGTTTAGTGGTTACTTCAACCTGCAATCGTACGGAAATTTATGGTTTTGCAGAACATCCTTTTCAATTGATAAAATTGATTTGTGAAAATAGTAATGGGACAGTAGAAGAATTTCAACGTGTGGGTTTTGTTTATAAAAACAATGAAGCCATCAGTCATATCTTTAAAGTGGGTACTGGTTTAGACAGTCAGATTTTAGGAGATTTTGAAATAATTGCGCAAATTAAAACCAGTTTTATTCATGCAAAAGCATTAGGCCTTGTCAATACTTTTATGGAGCGTTTGGTAAATGCTGTAATTCAAGCCAGCAAAAAAATAAAAACCGATACCGAAATTAGCTCAGGAGCCACTTCGGTTGCTTTTGCTGCAGTACAATATATCTTCAAAAATGTAGAAGACATAGGAAATAAAAATATTTTACTTTTTGGAACCGGAAAAATAGGTAGAAATACCTGTGAGAACCTGGTAAAACACACCAAAAACGAACACATCACTCTTATAAATAGAACCAAAGACAAAGCCGAGAAACTAGCTGGAAAACTGAATTTAATCGTAAAAGATTATTCAGAGTTGCACTTAGAATTGCAAAAAGCAGATGTTTTGGTTGTTGCTACAGGCGCACAAAACCCAACGGTAGACAAAGCGATTTTGAACTTAAAGAAACCGTTGTTGATTTTGGATTTATCGATTCCAAAAAATGTAAATGAGGATGTTGAGGAATTAGATGGTGTGACTTTAATTCATATGGATTATTTGTCGCAATTGACAGATGAAACTATAGAAAAAAGAAAGAAACACATTCCAGATGCCGAGGCAATTATTGAGGAAATAAAGGAAGAATTTATTACTTGGACAAAAGGAAGAAAATTTGCTCCCACCATCAATGCTTTGAAAGCCAAATTGAACGATATTAAAACTGCAGAATTGAATTTCCAAAGCAAGAAAATTGCAGGTTTTAATGAAGAACAAGCTGAGATTATCAGCGCTAGAATCATTCACAAAATCACGACTCATTTTGCCAATCATTTGAAAGATGAAAATACAATGGTAGATGAAAGCATCGAGTGGATTGAAAAAGTGTTCAAGATTGAGGCGTTGGTTAAGTAA
- a CDS encoding AraC family transcriptional regulator gives MSSQEIIKIEDDFTLIRFQNDDKEPFLAQREIESGMIQFHFGLKGNAKFLFNQGSYVLELKEEKSLLLYNPQKELPINLELAPNSWAISLIVSIKKFHALFSAEADYITFLSGDNKDKKYYNEGNISPSMAIVLSQLFHYNLHPSIKNLYYKGKGYELLSLYFNRTEDPNAEQCPFLTDEDNVIKIRKAKEIIIANMAEPPGLQELADQIGLNLKKLKMGFKQIYGETVYGFLFDYKMDFARKLLDSGSYNVNEVGLKIGYSTGSHFIAAFKKKFGTTPKKYLMSINPNT, from the coding sequence ATGAGTTCACAAGAAATTATTAAAATTGAAGATGATTTTACCCTCATTCGGTTCCAAAATGATGACAAAGAACCCTTTTTGGCGCAACGCGAAATTGAGAGTGGAATGATTCAATTTCACTTTGGATTAAAGGGAAATGCTAAGTTTCTGTTCAACCAAGGAAGTTATGTATTGGAGCTGAAGGAAGAGAAATCATTGCTTTTGTATAACCCACAGAAAGAATTGCCTATCAATTTGGAATTGGCACCCAACTCTTGGGCGATATCATTGATTGTTTCTATCAAAAAATTTCACGCTCTATTTTCAGCCGAAGCCGATTATATTACCTTTTTGAGTGGAGATAACAAAGACAAAAAATATTATAACGAAGGAAATATCAGTCCGTCAATGGCGATTGTATTGAGTCAGTTGTTTCATTATAACTTACATCCTTCGATAAAAAACTTGTATTATAAAGGAAAAGGATACGAATTACTAAGTCTCTATTTCAACCGCACCGAAGATCCAAATGCAGAACAATGTCCGTTTTTGACAGACGAAGACAATGTGATTAAAATCAGGAAGGCCAAAGAAATTATTATTGCCAACATGGCCGAACCACCAGGACTGCAAGAACTAGCAGACCAAATAGGTTTGAATTTAAAGAAACTAAAAATGGGTTTCAAACAAATTTATGGTGAAACAGTTTATGGGTTTCTATTTGATTATAAAATGGATTTTGCTCGAAAATTACTCGACAGCGGTTCTTATAATGTAAATGAAGTAGGATTGAAAATTGGGTACAGCACCGGTAGCCATTTTATTGCGGCTTTCAAAAAGAAATTTGGCACCACACCCAAAAAATATTTGATGTCGATTAACCCTAATACATAA
- a CDS encoding uroporphyrinogen-III synthase, translating to MSQISILSTKTLSAEQRQVFIDADYDLLEQDFIEVKNNQFELDKFNSNLIFSSQNAVGSLMEQSGWEVLKTKTVFCVGIKTKELLEQNGFTVAVYMDYASELSEIITLIYNKESFTFLSGNLRKETLPEALKEAGVTFNEIEVYQTTLAPFKISDQENFDGIMFFSPSAVESYFSNNKIKKEICFCVGNTTAAALEEYKIKNIVVAEIPTVEDTIIAVLEHYNPEIIEPEAQN from the coding sequence ATGAGTCAAATAAGCATTTTATCAACCAAAACATTATCTGCAGAGCAAAGACAAGTATTTATCGATGCGGATTATGACCTATTGGAACAAGATTTTATTGAGGTAAAAAACAACCAATTTGAGTTGGATAAATTCAATAGCAATTTGATTTTTAGTAGTCAAAATGCCGTTGGGAGTTTAATGGAACAAAGCGGTTGGGAGGTTCTTAAAACCAAAACGGTTTTTTGTGTTGGAATTAAAACCAAAGAGTTACTGGAACAAAACGGTTTTACAGTTGCTGTCTACATGGATTATGCCTCTGAACTTTCTGAAATTATTACCTTAATATACAACAAAGAAAGTTTTACTTTTTTGAGCGGAAATTTACGTAAAGAGACGTTGCCGGAAGCATTAAAAGAAGCTGGAGTTACCTTTAACGAAATAGAAGTGTATCAAACTACATTAGCACCTTTCAAAATATCGGACCAAGAAAATTTTGACGGAATTATGTTTTTCAGTCCTTCAGCTGTGGAGAGTTATTTTTCGAATAATAAAATTAAAAAAGAAATCTGCTTTTGCGTAGGCAATACAACTGCTGCAGCATTAGAAGAATATAAAATAAAAAACATAGTAGTAGCTGAAATTCCGACCGTGGAGGATACTATTATTGCTGTTTTAGAACATTACAATCCTGAAATCATAGAGCCAGAAGCTCAAAATTAA